The sequence GGCTATCGCTTGCTTCACAGAGTTCGCTTCCTTTATGCGTGAGAATGGGTGTGGCTGCCGAAGCTTTCTTCGAACAGTGTATGTATCCGCCCCCGTCCCGGCTACCGGGACTCGGGGAGCTGGATCTCGCTGACGAGTCCGAATTCGTAGCCTCGTTCCTTCACGTCGCGAATGATGGCGTCCAGCGCCTCCAGATTGTCCTCGGAGGCTTGATGCATCAGGATGACGTTGCCGTCGTGCAGATTGTTCAAAATATCCGCATGGGCGTCCTTCCAGCCGTTTTTCCGAGGCTCCCAATCCCGCATCGCAGTGGACCAGAAAACAGAAGTATAGCCCATTTCGGACACGATGTCCAGCAGCTTCAGGCTGTATTTCCCGTAAGGAAAGCGGAAATACGGCTGGATTTCTTGCCCGGTCATCTCTTTATACAGTTTCGCATATTCCTCGATCTCTTCTCTCACCTGGTCGTCGGAGAGCGTCGTAAAATCCTTGTGGGTCATCGTGTGGTTGGCGACGAGATGGCCTTCCTCCACGAGTCTTTTCAGGAAATCGGGCGCCTTCTTCAGATTATAACCGGCAATAAAGAAATTGGCTTTGACGTCGT comes from Paenibacillus thermoaerophilus and encodes:
- a CDS encoding polysaccharide deacetylase family protein, which codes for MRTFRAGIAAAAGLAVLMAASAGCTPGPEPAYTPAASAAPSLKPSDAVPSPSVSLPPSPIPASPTPVPSPSSEARTSAKPSPTAAATAKPAPGGTAANERKALSWYYMRKGEGKVPGFPSDIRLYKPKHKVIYVGTGNKVYLTIDNGGAMGDYNRWLDILKEHDVKANFFIAGYNLKKAPDFLKRLVEEGHLVANHTMTHKDFTTLSDDQVREEIEEYAKLYKEMTGQEIQPYFRFPYGKYSLKLLDIVSEMGYTSVFWSTAMRDWEPRKNGWKDAHADILNNLHDGNVILMHQASEDNLEALDAIIRDVKERGYEFGLVSEIQLPESR